The Dyella caseinilytica genome has a window encoding:
- a CDS encoding metal-sensing transcriptional repressor, whose amino-acid sequence MYQIVAARGAMNGLMTQVIGSYILDHLLDDADHTPEAKQRDPDELVAALKMYIK is encoded by the coding sequence ATGTATCAGATCGTAGCGGCGCGCGGCGCCATGAACGGCCTGATGACCCAGGTGATCGGGAGTTACATCCTTGATCACCTACTGGATGACGCCGATCACACGCCAGAAGCCAAGCAGCGCGATCCGGATGAGCTGGTTGCGGCGTTGAAGATGTATATCAAATAG
- a CDS encoding carbohydrate porin translates to MLNPRTITKKHTPALMLMLGTMAFSSQGRTQDATVASADTTRGSLPAPAESKDSSDTSEERWNIHAQTTYVYQHKDGFSAPYTGPQSLLPTPEYSYTWTFTTYIGARFWKGGELYLDPEAVVGKPFSHLFGLASIPNGEIQKNGGTKPRGYWARWFLRQTFNLGGDTTHVDDGPNQLASNYDSHRLVFTVGKITLTDLFEKNTYANDPRTQFLNWSMITYGAWDYAADARAYTVGGAAEFYWDNWAVRIGRFMEPKVANFTTLNEDIARYHGDELEVEHDHKLGDLPGLLRVLVFRNRTWAGNYMDAIAAAEGTGNPPDVTAVRKDAAKVGYGISFEQRLSSDIGLFLRASSANDRIEEYAFTEIDNALSGGLSVNGNRWNRPDDVFGIAFSTAGLNRQHREYLAAGGLGGFLGDGQLPHYAREDVMETYYNYHVMKGVELSPDLQLIRNPGYNADRRGPVMIYGARLHLEI, encoded by the coding sequence ATGCTAAACCCACGGACGATCACCAAGAAGCACACGCCCGCCCTGATGCTGATGCTTGGCACCATGGCCTTCTCAAGCCAAGGCCGCACACAAGACGCTACCGTCGCATCGGCGGATACCACACGCGGCTCGTTGCCCGCACCCGCCGAAAGCAAAGACAGCAGTGATACATCCGAAGAGCGCTGGAACATCCACGCACAGACCACGTATGTGTATCAGCACAAAGACGGCTTCAGCGCTCCCTACACGGGTCCGCAAAGTCTGCTGCCGACACCGGAATACAGCTACACCTGGACCTTCACCACGTATATCGGCGCGCGTTTCTGGAAAGGCGGCGAGTTGTACCTCGATCCGGAGGCGGTGGTCGGCAAGCCGTTTTCCCATCTGTTCGGCCTGGCCAGCATTCCCAATGGCGAGATCCAGAAGAACGGCGGCACCAAGCCGCGCGGTTACTGGGCGCGCTGGTTCCTGCGGCAGACCTTCAACCTCGGTGGCGATACCACGCACGTGGATGACGGCCCTAATCAGTTGGCCAGCAACTACGATTCGCACCGCCTCGTGTTCACCGTGGGCAAGATCACTCTTACCGACCTGTTCGAAAAGAACACTTATGCCAACGATCCGCGCACCCAATTCTTGAACTGGTCGATGATCACGTACGGCGCCTGGGATTACGCCGCCGACGCACGCGCTTACACGGTCGGCGGCGCTGCCGAATTCTATTGGGACAATTGGGCGGTGCGCATCGGTCGGTTCATGGAGCCGAAGGTTGCCAACTTCACCACCCTCAACGAAGACATCGCTCGCTATCACGGTGATGAACTGGAAGTGGAACACGATCACAAGCTCGGCGACCTGCCCGGCCTGCTGCGCGTGCTGGTGTTCCGCAATCGCACCTGGGCCGGCAATTACATGGATGCCATTGCAGCCGCGGAGGGCACGGGCAATCCGCCGGATGTCACCGCCGTGCGCAAGGATGCGGCCAAGGTCGGCTACGGGATCAGCTTTGAACAACGTCTCAGCAGCGATATCGGCCTGTTCCTGCGCGCCAGCTCGGCCAATGACCGGATCGAGGAATATGCGTTCACGGAAATCGACAACGCCTTGTCAGGTGGTTTGTCCGTAAACGGCAACCGCTGGAACCGTCCGGATGATGTCTTCGGTATCGCCTTCTCCACCGCCGGCCTTAACCGCCAGCATCGCGAATATCTGGCTGCAGGTGGTCTTGGTGGATTCCTGGGTGACGGGCAGTTACCGCATTACGCACGGGAAGACGTGATGGAAACCTATTACAACTATCACGTCATGAAAGGGGTTGAGTTGAGTCCGGATCTTCAGCTGATTCGGAATCCGGGTTACAACGCGGATAGGCGGGGGCCGGTGATGATTTATGGTGCTCGGTTGCATTTGGAGATCTGA
- a CDS encoding NRAMP family divalent metal transporter — MSSIIELKKAADSAVLDSAHVGDIRGALGTIAQNDTTQRTTWGARLRTLLAIVGPGLIVMVGDNDAGAFSTYTQAGQNYGTVLLWTLSLLIPVLYVNQEMVLRLGVVTGVGHARLILERFGKFWGAFSVIDLFILNALTIVTEFIGISLGLDHLGLSRDWGIAIAAALIIITASTGDFRRFERFALLLVLGSLLLVPVLLMVHPPISQIAHHMFVPSMPKGAPLSEVMLLIIAIVGTTVAPWQLFFQQSYVIDKRITPRFMAYEKADLWIGIALVVMGAVAMIAFTAATFAGKPEMGQFVDAGAVADGIAKYIGATPSVLFSIALIDASIIGAAAVSLSTAYAIGDVLSLNHSLHRKPTEAKTFYGVYAILVVISAALVLLPNVPLGIITNAVQTLAGILLPGASVFLLLLCNDKAVLGPWVNKPATNLFTGAVVAILVLLSIILTASVLYPSITSGQIIAVLVGGSIIAALGMMAIGVSHWRHPSATVPDSQVDKSEWRMPPLNQLPPAQLSLRRRVWLGVLRAYLAAALILAIVKVVEMIITKS, encoded by the coding sequence ATGAGCAGCATCATCGAACTGAAGAAAGCTGCCGACTCGGCCGTTCTGGACAGCGCCCATGTGGGCGATATCCGCGGCGCACTCGGCACCATCGCGCAAAACGACACTACGCAACGCACGACCTGGGGAGCTCGACTACGCACGCTGCTGGCCATTGTCGGCCCCGGACTGATTGTGATGGTCGGCGATAACGACGCCGGCGCTTTCAGCACCTATACCCAAGCGGGACAAAATTACGGCACGGTACTGCTTTGGACCTTGTCACTGCTGATCCCGGTGTTATACGTGAACCAGGAGATGGTGCTGAGACTCGGTGTCGTGACAGGCGTGGGTCATGCACGTCTGATTCTTGAACGCTTCGGCAAATTCTGGGGCGCCTTCAGCGTTATCGATCTTTTTATTCTCAACGCACTGACCATCGTCACGGAATTCATTGGCATCAGCCTTGGCCTGGATCATCTTGGCCTGTCGCGCGACTGGGGCATTGCGATCGCTGCCGCGCTGATCATCATCACCGCTTCGACCGGAGATTTTCGTCGCTTCGAACGCTTCGCCTTGCTGCTGGTCCTCGGCAGCCTGCTCCTGGTACCGGTGTTATTGATGGTGCATCCGCCGATCAGCCAGATTGCCCACCACATGTTTGTTCCCAGCATGCCCAAAGGCGCGCCATTGAGCGAAGTGATGTTGCTGATCATCGCTATCGTCGGCACCACGGTGGCTCCGTGGCAGTTGTTCTTCCAGCAAAGCTATGTGATCGACAAACGCATCACACCGCGCTTCATGGCCTATGAAAAGGCCGACCTGTGGATCGGCATCGCGCTGGTGGTGATGGGCGCGGTGGCGATGATCGCCTTTACTGCCGCCACCTTTGCCGGCAAGCCGGAAATGGGCCAGTTCGTGGACGCCGGTGCCGTTGCCGATGGCATCGCCAAATACATCGGCGCCACGCCATCGGTGTTGTTCTCCATTGCGCTGATCGACGCCAGTATCATCGGTGCGGCGGCAGTGTCGCTGTCGACGGCGTATGCGATTGGCGATGTGCTGTCGCTGAATCACTCGCTGCATCGCAAACCGACGGAAGCGAAAACCTTCTACGGTGTTTACGCCATTCTGGTCGTGATTTCCGCGGCGCTCGTGCTGCTGCCCAATGTTCCCCTTGGCATCATCACCAACGCCGTGCAAACACTGGCCGGTATCCTCTTGCCGGGTGCTTCGGTATTCCTGTTGCTGTTGTGCAACGACAAAGCCGTGCTGGGTCCCTGGGTAAACAAACCGGCGACCAATCTGTTCACCGGAGCGGTAGTCGCGATACTGGTGCTGCTATCGATCATCCTGACGGCATCGGTGCTTTATCCGTCGATCACCAGCGGACAAATCATTGCCGTGCTGGTGGGCGGTTCCATCATCGCCGCACTGGGAATGATGGCTATCGGCGTTTCCCACTGGCGTCATCCAAGCGCCACGGTACCCGACAGCCAGGTGGATAAGTCTGAGTGGCGCATGCCGCCGCTCAATCAATTACCTCCTGCGCAACTGAGTTTGCGTCGCCGCGTATGGCTGGGTGTGCTTCGCGCGTATCTCGCCGCTGCATTGATTCTGGCAATCGTCAAGGTGGTGGAGATGATCATCACCAAGTCTTGA
- a CDS encoding S-adenosylmethionine decarboxylase: MKNIHFIGEWFDCRTPNSVLSDPQAIQTRCMEHIARRHLPIRYDYFTTAASHGVIGAMTGKDIHIVLRTFPHHDSVIADLFVDQGDHSQISAAMQVFDGLRDEFRPMRALLHRVQRDGQALLVQGRTPRSPTEVFLLKPARRA; encoded by the coding sequence ATGAAGAACATCCATTTCATCGGTGAGTGGTTCGATTGCCGCACGCCCAACAGCGTGCTGTCCGATCCACAAGCTATCCAGACGCGCTGCATGGAACACATTGCCCGCCGCCATCTTCCGATCCGCTATGACTACTTCACGACGGCGGCCAGTCATGGCGTGATCGGCGCGATGACCGGCAAGGACATTCACATCGTGCTGCGCACCTTTCCCCATCACGATTCGGTGATAGCCGATCTGTTCGTCGATCAGGGCGATCACAGCCAGATCAGCGCCGCCATGCAGGTGTTCGACGGCCTGCGCGACGAGTTCCGCCCGATGCGTGCCCTGCTCCATCGCGTGCAGCGTGATGGTCAGGCATTGCTGGTACAAGGCCGCACGCCGCGTTCACCCACTGAAGTATTCCTGCTGAAACCGGCACGACGTGCCTGA
- a CDS encoding metal/formaldehyde-sensitive transcriptional repressor yields MPHTVRDKTKLLNRAKRLRGQIEAIERSLDEEDDCSVVLHQIVAARGAINGLMTQVIEGYILDHLLDDADHTPEAKQRDADELIAALKTYIK; encoded by the coding sequence ATGCCACATACCGTTCGCGACAAAACTAAGCTATTGAACCGCGCCAAGCGGCTTCGGGGCCAGATCGAAGCCATCGAGCGATCGCTCGACGAAGAGGACGACTGTTCGGTCGTACTGCACCAGATCGTAGCCGCCCGCGGCGCCATCAACGGCCTGATGACCCAGGTGATCGAGGGCTACATTCTTGACCATCTACTGGATGACGCCGATCACACGCCGGAGGCCAAACAGCGCGATGCGGATGAGCTGATTGCGGCGTTGAAGACCTATATCAAATAG
- a CDS encoding Glu/Leu/Phe/Val dehydrogenase, protein MIFETIAKTGHEEVVFCHNKDAGLKAIIAIHNTVLGPALGGLRMWPYKTEQDAVNDVLRLSRGMTYKNAVAGLNLGGGKAVIIGDPSKDKSEALFRAFGRFVNSLNGRYITAEDVGIDVNDMEYVFRETEYVTGVHQVHGGSGDPSPFTAYGTLQGLMAALHFKHGNEDVGKYSYAVQGAGHVGSEFIKLLREQGAKVFVTDINKDAVQRCVDELGCEAVGLDEIYDVDADVYSPCALGGTVNEQTIDRIKAKIICGAANNQLANDAIGDELTRRGVLYAPDYAVNAGGVMNVSLEIDGYNRERAMRMMRTIYYNLGRIFEISKTENVATYKAADRLAEERIDSIGKIKLPHMGNGAPRFAGRMRGQ, encoded by the coding sequence ATGATTTTCGAAACCATCGCCAAAACAGGCCACGAAGAAGTCGTCTTCTGCCATAACAAGGACGCCGGCCTGAAGGCCATCATTGCGATCCATAACACGGTGCTGGGCCCGGCACTGGGCGGCCTGCGCATGTGGCCGTACAAGACCGAGCAGGATGCGGTGAATGACGTGCTGCGCCTGTCGCGCGGCATGACTTACAAGAACGCCGTGGCCGGCCTGAATCTGGGCGGTGGTAAGGCGGTGATCATCGGCGATCCGTCGAAAGACAAGTCCGAAGCGCTGTTCCGCGCCTTTGGCCGTTTCGTCAACTCGCTCAACGGCCGTTACATCACGGCTGAAGACGTGGGTATCGACGTGAACGATATGGAATATGTATTCCGCGAAACCGAATACGTCACTGGCGTGCATCAAGTGCACGGCGGTTCGGGCGATCCGTCCCCGTTCACCGCGTACGGCACGCTGCAAGGCCTGATGGCTGCACTGCACTTCAAGCACGGCAACGAAGACGTGGGCAAGTACAGCTACGCCGTGCAGGGCGCCGGCCACGTGGGCAGCGAATTCATCAAGCTGCTGCGCGAGCAGGGTGCGAAGGTGTTCGTCACCGACATCAACAAGGACGCCGTGCAGCGTTGCGTGGATGAACTGGGTTGCGAAGCCGTGGGCCTGGACGAGATCTATGATGTCGACGCCGACGTCTATTCACCCTGCGCACTGGGCGGCACCGTCAACGAGCAGACCATCGATCGCATCAAGGCGAAGATCATCTGCGGCGCAGCGAACAACCAGCTGGCCAACGATGCCATCGGCGACGAACTGACTCGCCGTGGCGTGCTGTACGCACCGGATTACGCCGTCAACGCCGGTGGCGTAATGAACGTGTCGCTGGAAATCGACGGTTACAACCGCGAACGCGCGATGCGCATGATGCGCACGATCTATTACAACCTGGGTCGCATCTTCGAAATCAGCAAGACGGAGAACGTGGCAACCTACAAGGCTGCGGATCGTCTGGCCGAAGAGCGCATCGACTCGATCGGCAAGATCAAGCTGCCGCACATGGGCAATGGCGCACCGCGCTTTGCGGGTCGTATGCGCGGGCAGTAA
- a CDS encoding YXWGXW repeat-containing protein — MSLRLAALVALAGVTAITTGCVVEQPAPPRRVVYEAPPPPPPAYVEVVAPQPPPTEVVEVIPPPRPGYIWARGYWHWEGGRYVAMHGHWEAVRPGYHYVHPHWERGQGGWHFRAGIWIAG; from the coding sequence ATGTCATTACGTCTTGCAGCCTTGGTCGCCCTGGCTGGCGTCACTGCCATCACCACCGGTTGCGTGGTGGAGCAGCCCGCGCCGCCACGTCGCGTTGTTTATGAAGCACCGCCGCCGCCTCCGCCGGCCTATGTGGAAGTGGTTGCTCCGCAGCCGCCGCCCACTGAAGTGGTGGAAGTGATTCCGCCGCCGCGTCCCGGCTATATCTGGGCCCGCGGTTACTGGCATTGGGAAGGCGGTCGTTATGTCGCCATGCACGGTCACTGGGAAGCGGTACGTCCGGGTTATCACTACGTGCACCCGCACTGGGAACGTGGTCAGGGCGGCTGGCATTTCCGCGCTGGTATCTGGATCGCTGGCTGA
- a CDS encoding YXWGXW repeat-containing protein, whose product MISLTRKLALVAGIGLALASVSYTPPASAQVVVGVGINVAPPAPRYEVVPPPRHGWVWIPGHWQWNPGWHRHDWVPGMWVHERPGWHWRPGVWVQGRDGWHWHEGYWAR is encoded by the coding sequence ATGATCAGCTTGACCCGCAAATTGGCCCTTGTTGCAGGCATCGGCCTTGCGTTGGCCAGTGTTAGCTATACCCCGCCTGCGTCCGCGCAGGTTGTCGTTGGCGTCGGTATCAACGTTGCCCCGCCAGCACCGCGTTACGAAGTGGTTCCTCCCCCGCGTCATGGCTGGGTCTGGATCCCCGGTCACTGGCAGTGGAATCCGGGCTGGCATCGCCATGACTGGGTGCCGGGCATGTGGGTGCATGAGCGTCCAGGTTGGCATTGGCGCCCGGGCGTGTGGGTGCAGGGCCGCGATGGCTGGCACTGGCATGAAGGTTACTGGGCTCGCTGA
- a CDS encoding TetR/AcrR family transcriptional regulator, with protein MNAATTPSKGATTRELILDHAYELARQDGLEGLSIGALALGVGMSKSGVFAHFGSREDLQLALLNATTKRFFDFVMLPAIKQPRGIKRLRAILERWTEWARIHQSGCVLISAVVEYDGRDDSPLRQRVKAQQTDWRNELKRAISLSIDAGELRDDTDTDQLAFEIYALMLALHHDASLFHFDEARRRTWAGIDRLLASYQP; from the coding sequence ATGAACGCTGCCACCACCCCCAGCAAAGGCGCCACCACCCGCGAGCTGATCCTCGATCACGCCTACGAACTGGCCCGCCAGGACGGCCTCGAGGGCCTTTCCATCGGCGCTCTGGCCTTGGGCGTGGGCATGTCCAAAAGCGGTGTGTTTGCGCACTTCGGTTCGCGCGAAGACCTGCAACTGGCCCTGCTGAACGCCACCACCAAACGCTTCTTCGATTTCGTGATGCTGCCGGCGATCAAGCAGCCGCGCGGCATAAAGCGCCTGCGCGCAATCCTGGAACGTTGGACCGAATGGGCGCGCATTCACCAGAGTGGCTGCGTGTTGATCAGTGCCGTCGTGGAATACGACGGCCGCGACGACAGCCCGCTGCGTCAGCGCGTCAAAGCGCAGCAAACCGACTGGCGCAATGAATTGAAGCGCGCCATCAGCTTGTCGATCGACGCGGGCGAACTGCGCGACGACACCGACACCGACCAACTCGCTTTCGAAATCTATGCCTTGATGCTCGCCCTGCATCACGACGCCAGCCTGTTCCATTTTGACGAAGCCCGCCGCCGCACCTGGGCGGGTATTGACCGTTTGCTTGCCAGTTATCAGCCCTGA
- a CDS encoding alpha/beta hydrolase has translation MKQQTSRSHRHASSHVWKLGAIRISFAVGGRLAPRRTVERAARLFATPFASSRSRALAAKPDGEMQRGQLQVNGETIATYVWGDPTTQPYALLVHGWSSFGLRFLAWVAKLRALGFAVVSFDQPGHGASTGGLCTLPDFVAVTRAVGAHYGTAAVAIAHSMGGAALALAQDEHWHAKRLVLIAPAADLEAAANRFIHFVHLGEHLRDPFFSWFERRTGIAPRDLAAHHHVPMLGQPGLIVHDLDDHEVPWDEGERYARYWPGARLLTTQGLGHHKVVDAPEVIDATLAFIRGECVGDRIVASPNLPFGLA, from the coding sequence ATGAAGCAACAGACCTCTCGCTCACACCGCCATGCGTCCAGTCACGTGTGGAAACTCGGCGCTATCCGCATCAGTTTTGCCGTGGGCGGACGGCTGGCTCCGCGGCGCACGGTAGAGCGTGCCGCGCGCTTGTTCGCCACACCATTCGCCAGCAGCCGCAGCCGCGCGCTGGCAGCCAAACCGGATGGTGAGATGCAGCGCGGCCAGTTGCAGGTCAACGGTGAAACGATCGCGACCTACGTATGGGGCGATCCCACCACACAGCCCTACGCATTACTCGTACACGGCTGGTCCAGTTTCGGTCTGCGTTTTCTCGCTTGGGTAGCCAAGCTGCGTGCGTTGGGTTTTGCCGTCGTCAGCTTCGATCAGCCTGGACATGGTGCCAGTACGGGCGGTTTGTGCACCTTGCCGGATTTCGTCGCAGTGACGCGTGCGGTAGGTGCGCATTACGGCACAGCAGCAGTGGCCATCGCGCATTCGATGGGCGGTGCTGCGCTTGCGCTGGCGCAAGATGAACATTGGCACGCAAAACGTCTGGTGTTGATTGCACCGGCAGCGGATCTGGAAGCCGCCGCCAACCGCTTCATTCACTTCGTGCACTTGGGCGAACATCTGCGCGATCCGTTTTTCAGCTGGTTCGAACGCCGCACCGGTATTGCGCCGCGTGATCTGGCAGCGCATCACCATGTCCCCATGCTCGGCCAGCCCGGCCTGATCGTGCACGATCTCGACGATCACGAAGTGCCGTGGGACGAAGGCGAGCGCTACGCACGCTACTGGCCGGGCGCGCGTCTGCTGACCACGCAAGGTCTTGGTCATCACAAAGTCGTGGATGCGCCGGAAGTCATCGATGCCACCTTGGCATTTATTCGTGGCGAATGCGTCGGTGATCGCATCGTTGCATCGCCCAACCTGCCATTCGGCCTCGCCTGA
- a CDS encoding dicarboxylate/amino acid:cation symporter: MTSTKRFSLQMWHQILIAMVLGVAFGHFLGEPAKMLQPLGDIFMALIRMCVVPVVFVSVVTGITSISDMAAMRRIAWKSITIYVISMIIAAALAMAAAMVFKVGAGFGLTVNEATAATAAPVSLKEALMSAIPSNPFKAFAEGALLPTILFAIFFGLAINLAGEKAEQVRSFFESMASVVFKLIGMVLKFAPIGVFGLMAYVTADHGFAVLGHLGSLVAVSYGVMIFFMLVVYSVMLLVFRLNPLPFLRKVFPVQLFAFSSASSAATLPLNMENTQERMGVDVRVTSFVLPLGCTVNMAGLSIYLGIVTVFAANAYGIELTLTHLVMALLTTTLVSVGAAGIPGAALVVMGLVLSAAGLPLEAIAIIAAVDRLLDMCCTAVNVSSDAVTAVMVAKSEGALDEERYYQA, translated from the coding sequence ATGACTTCCACCAAACGATTCAGCTTGCAGATGTGGCATCAGATTCTGATAGCGATGGTGCTAGGTGTTGCTTTTGGACACTTTTTAGGTGAACCCGCAAAAATGTTGCAACCGCTTGGCGACATTTTCATGGCGCTGATTCGCATGTGCGTGGTGCCGGTGGTGTTTGTATCGGTGGTGACGGGCATTACATCGATCTCCGACATGGCGGCCATGCGCCGCATCGCCTGGAAATCGATCACGATCTATGTGATCAGCATGATCATCGCCGCAGCACTCGCCATGGCCGCGGCGATGGTGTTTAAGGTTGGCGCGGGTTTTGGCCTCACTGTCAACGAGGCCACTGCGGCTACCGCTGCGCCGGTCAGCCTTAAAGAAGCGCTGATGAGCGCGATTCCCTCCAATCCGTTCAAGGCGTTTGCGGAAGGCGCGCTGCTGCCCACCATTCTGTTTGCGATCTTCTTTGGCCTGGCGATCAACCTGGCGGGCGAAAAGGCCGAGCAAGTGCGCAGCTTTTTCGAGAGCATGGCATCGGTGGTGTTCAAGTTGATCGGCATGGTGCTGAAGTTTGCACCGATCGGTGTGTTCGGATTGATGGCGTACGTGACGGCGGACCACGGATTCGCCGTGCTGGGCCACCTGGGTTCACTGGTGGCGGTGAGCTATGGGGTGATGATCTTCTTCATGCTGGTGGTCTACAGCGTGATGCTGTTGGTGTTCCGCCTCAACCCCCTGCCCTTTCTGCGCAAGGTATTTCCCGTGCAGTTGTTCGCCTTCTCCTCAGCGAGCAGCGCGGCGACGCTGCCGCTGAACATGGAAAACACGCAAGAGCGCATGGGTGTCGACGTGCGGGTGACCAGCTTCGTCCTGCCGCTGGGCTGTACCGTCAATATGGCTGGGTTGTCGATCTATCTTGGCATCGTCACCGTTTTTGCCGCCAACGCGTATGGCATTGAACTGACGTTGACACATCTGGTGATGGCGTTGCTCACGACCACACTGGTATCGGTCGGCGCCGCCGGCATTCCCGGCGCGGCGCTGGTGGTGATGGGTCTGGTGTTGTCCGCAGCGGGACTGCCGCTGGAGGCCATCGCGATCATTGCGGCGGTGGACCGGCTGCTCGACATGTGCTGTACCGCCGTCAACGTCAGCAGTGATGCGGTGACAGCGGTGATGGTGGCGAAATCGGAAGGGGCGCTCGACGAAGAACGTTACTATCAGGCGTAA